A genome region from Triticum aestivum cultivar Chinese Spring chromosome 2B, IWGSC CS RefSeq v2.1, whole genome shotgun sequence includes the following:
- the LOC123047264 gene encoding G-type lectin S-receptor-like serine/threonine-protein kinase B120: MAPHPLRVFVLLSLICLCKSDDRLTPAKPLSAGDKLVSDNGVFALGFFSPTNSTAGSYVGIWYNDIPKHTYVWVANRDKPITNGSPGKLVVTNNSDLVLSDSKGLVLWTTMNNFTTGATGTSAVLLDSGNLVIRLPNGTEIWQSFHYPTDTILPGMQLPLSTDDDLYTRLVAWRGPDDPATSNYSMGGDSSSDLQVVIWNGTRPYWRRAAWDGALVTALYQSSTGFIMTQTTVDIGGKFYLTFTVSDGSPSTRLILHYTGMFQFLAWNSTSSSWNAFIERPNPSCDRYAYCGPFGYCDATETVPKCSCLSGFESDGVNFSRGCQRKEELRCGSGDSFSTLSGMKTPDKFVYIRNRSFDQCEAECRNNCSCTAYAFSNMKNGSTSSDQSRCLIWLGELVDTGKFRDGSGENLYLRLASSTVDRESNVLKIALPVIASILILTCISLVWICKSRGKRRIKETKNKYTGQLSKKSKSNELENETIELPYICFEDVVTATDNFSDYNMLGKGGFGKVYKGRLEGGNEVAVKRLSKSSGQGADEFRNEVVLIAKLQHRNLVRLLGYCTHEDEKLLLYEYLPNKSLDTFLFDATRNGVLDWPTRFKVIKGIARGLLYLHQDSRLTIIHRDLKASNVLLDAEMNPKISDFGMARIFGGNEQQANTIRVVGTYGYMSPEYAMEGSFSVKSDTYSFGVLLLEIVSGLKISSSNLIMDFPSLIAYAWSLWKDGNARELVDSSIVENCPLHGVLRCIQLGLLCVQDDPDARPLMSSTVFMLENETAPLPTPKEPVYFRKRKYEIEDQRDNVEISLNGMTMTMQEGR; this comes from the exons ATGGCTCCTCATCCTCTCCGGGTGTTCGTCCTCCTGTCATTGATCTGTCTCTGCAAATCCGATGACCGCCTGACTCCTGCAAAGCCGCTctccgccggcgacaagctcgtctCAGACAATGGTGTCTTTGCTCTTGGCTTCTTCTCCCCCACAAACTCGACTGCGGGCTCATACGTCGGCATATGGTACAACGACATCCCCAAGCATACGTATGTGTGGGTTGCTAACCGCGACAAGCCGATCACCAACGGTTCTCCCGGGAAGCTGGTTGTGACCAACAACTCTGACCTCGTCTTGTCTGACTCCAAAGGCCTCGTTCTTTGGACAACCATGAACAACTTCACAACCGGAGCCACGGGAACTTCTGCTGTACTTCTCGACTCCGGGAACTTGGTCATCCGGTTGCCAAACGGCACAGAGATATGGCAGAGCTTCCATTACCCAACCGACACCATCCTCCCCGGCATGCAATTACCACTGAGCACAGATGATGATCTCTACACTCGCCTCGTGGCTTGGAGGGGTCCTGATGACCCAGCCACGAGCAACTACTCCATGGGTGGTGACTCTAGTTCAGACCTCCAGGTTGTCATCTGGAATGGGACGAGGCCGTATTGGCGCAGAGCTGCATGGGATGGTGCGTTGGTCACTGCCCTGTATCAAAGCAGCACAGGCTTCATCATGACCCAAACAACTGTCGACATAGGGGGTAAGTTCTACTTGACATTCACCGTCTCCGACGGCTCGCCAAGCACGCGCCTGATTCTGCACTACACGGGCATGTTTCAATTTTTGGCATGGAACAGCACCTCATCATCATGGAATGCTTTCATAGAGCGGCCTAATCCTAGTTGTGACCGCTACGCCTATTGCGGACCATTTGGTTACTGTGATGCCACTGAAACAGTTCCGAAATGCAGCTGCCTCAGTGGGTTTGAGTCTGATGGTGTAAACTTCTCCCGAGGGTGTCAGAGAAAGGAGGAGCTGAGGTGTGGTAGTGGAGATAGTTTCTCGACCTTGAGTGGCATGAAGACACCTGATAAGTTTGTGTATATCAGGAACAGAAGCTTTGACCAATGCGAAGCAGAGTGCAGAAACAACTGCTCTTGCACCGCGTATGCTTTTTCTAACATGAAAAATGGCAGCACGTCTAGTGACCAGTCAAGGTGCTTGATTTGGTTGGGGGAGCTTGTCGACACAGGAAAGTTTCGTGATGGAAGTGGCGAGAACCTGTACCTTCGTCTAGCCAGTTCAACAG TTGACAGAGAGAgtaatgtgttgaagattgcactCCCGGTAATTGCTAGTATTCTGATACTCACATGCATCAGCCTTGTGTGGATATGCAAGTCAAGAG GAAAACGACGAATCAAGGAAACTAAGAACAAATATACAGGACAACTGTCAAAAAaatccaaatctaatgaacttgaGAATGAAACTATAGAACTTCCATATATTTGTTTTGAAGATGTTGTTACTGCAACGGACAATTTCTCAGACTACAACATGCTCGGGAAAGGTGGCTTTGGAAAAGTTTACAAG GGCCGGTTAGAAGGTGGCAATGAAGTTGCTGTCAAAAGACTCAGTAAGAGTTCTGGGCAAGGGGCCGACGAGTTCAGAAATGAAGTGGTTCTGATTGCCAAATTGCAGCATAGAAACTTAGTTAGGCTTCTTGGTTACTGCACTCATGAAGATGAGAAGTTATTGCTATATGAATACTTACCTAATAAAAGCTTAGACACCTTCCTTTTTG ATGCCACAAGAAATGGTGTGCTTGATTGGCCGACCAGGTTCAAGGTAATTAAAGGAATAGCAAGAGGGCTTCTTTATCTCCACCAAGATTCAAGGTTAACAATAATCCATAGAGATCTCAAAGCAAGCAATGTCTTGTTAGATGCGGAAATGAACCCTAAAATATCAGATTTTGGTATGGCAAGGATCTTTGGTGGAAATGAACAACAAGCGAACACTATCCGTGTTGTTGGGACATA CGGTTACATGTCTCCTGAATATGCAATGGAAGGTTCCTTTTCCGTCAAGTCTGACACGTACAGCTTTGGCGTTCTACTGTTGGAGATTGTAAGCGGATTGAAGATCAGTTCATCCAATCTCATAATGGATTTTCCAAGCCTTATAGCTTAT GCATGGAGCTTATGGAAAGATGGAAATGCAAGAGAATTGGTGGACTCATCCATTGTGGAGAACTGTCCACTTCATGGAGTTCTGCGGTGTATTCAGTTAGGTCTGTTGTGTGTTCAAGATGATCCAGATGCTCGTCCACTCATGTCATCCACTGTATTCATGTTAGAAAATGAAACAGCCCCACTTCCTACTCCGAAGGAGCCTGTATATTTTAGGAAACGGAAGTATGAAATTGAAGACCAAAGAGATAACGTGGAAATATCTCTGAATGGCATGACTATGACAATGCAAGAGGGGCGCTAA